Genomic DNA from Sardina pilchardus chromosome 4, fSarPil1.1, whole genome shotgun sequence:
TGATTAAGTTGCTTGATTTACATGGGTAACTTCTCTTCCTCCAAAACCAAGGCAAAGACGCCAACTCTCAGGCAGTCATCCCGGTGTGTGTCGTTATGGCAGAAGATTAGAATGTTGCTATGGCTGGAAGAAAAACAGCAAAGGCCAATgtgaaggtaaatatcaatctcGACTTCTTGTTTTCGCTTTCTGTTTGAGTAATGCAGACCATACTGGCCCTGTACCAACACATAAAGTTTGTTTCTACTACCAAAGTCCAACTGATATGACGTAGATTGATGAGATTTCCATCACGTTCTGTTCTTCCACCGTTTCATATTTTAGCGCTTCATGTTTTAAAAAACCTCCTAACCTCGACAGAAACTGATATTACTTTAAGTATATTGTGGTGAGAATGGTATCCcaccacaaaaacaaaatgaagaAAATTGCCTCCAGGAAAAATCCAATCCCTCTTAACCACCACTTCtgtttctcatttctctccGTTGCTGAATACTTTACCAGCTCAGTGCGAGCACGGCTGTGAGCATGGAGAGTGTGTCGGCCCCAACAAATGCAAATGCCTGCCCGGATTCACAGGAAGGAGCTGTAGTCAAGGTCAGCGAGTTTAATGGGGAAGGGGTTGATTAGGACCTCTTTGCGCCTTGACCTCTTGTCTAATTCATGAATGCCTCCTCGTCATCCAGTTGTGTCACTGTGAATTTCGCCCCCTGTTCAGATCTGAACGAGTGCGGCCTGAAGCCGCGTCCCTGCGAGCACCGCTGCATGAACACCCACGGCAGCTACATGTGCTACTGCCTCAACGGCTACACGCTGCAGTCCGACGGCTCCTGTGCCAGTGAGTGGAGTACCCCTtttcaaaactgcacaaaacTTCCTGCGAAAAACTGTCTGGGTTGTAAAATGTGATGAAGCTGTCccccctgactctctctctctctctctctcccccttcctttgtgtgtgtgtgactctctgcAGACTCGAGGACCTGCACCCTGGCCAACTGTCAGTACGGCTGTGAGGAGGTCCAGGGGGAGACCCGCTGCCTGTGCCCGTCCATGGGCCTCCAGCTGGGGCCAGACGAGAGGTcctgtgtgggtgagtggggggaggaagggagcggTGGAGGACAGGGACCATagggcggggatcacattagccagcggcaagcggcagcggcaatTGGCAGCGGCAAgtgtaacgcaacgctcagaccataataataaatctaaacattctatctcgttcctaagttcaatctttgttgctacgtcctcagccgaatctgattggttaaaatacctaaacattccaaaactgattgtgacgagccgagcgttgcgcttcaaagttgaaccaagtttaactcacagtttgctcaacgctagcgttatgccagcgttgtcaccgttccgctgccgaaccatagagaacaataggaaacctgccgcttgccgctggctagtgtgatccccgcataaggcggcagcggcaagcggcagcggcaagcggcagcggcaagcgtaacgcaacgctcagaccataataataatccaaaacattcttTCTGGTTTCTAAGTTACACGCTGTTATCAGAGACGGTTATCTTTGTTGTAACGTTCTTAGACGAAatccgattggtcaaaatacctgaacattctaaaactgacattgacgagccgagcgttgcgcttcaatgttgaaccaagttcaacgctCAGTttgggaggaggacagagaccATAACAAGCGGCACACATCATCAATCTCTAGTCGAGCCAGGCCGACTGTACAGGTTCctcagtgctgctgctgaccaCTGGCGCTGATACCACATAAAAAGGTCAGCTGTCACTCAGAGTCCTTTAAAGTGGCGTATTATATGGGCTCACAAATGGTCTGGCACCAGGCCCCCGACATAAAAGCCCCATCGTCTGGGAACTCTGGACCAAAGTGATGTAGAGTTTCTTCGACTGAAATATTAAAGAGTGATTTGGGTTATGTAACCGTATTGTTCCAATGAAAGTAGTAAAAACATGGGAACGGGTTATAAAATGTAATCTTAACTAACACCTCgcaaaatgtgtttttacaGTGTAAAATGATGGCTGTCTAAAAACGCTTTCactatgacatactgtattaaCTCTACCCTTTTTGCCTCTCCAAGACATTGACGAATGTGTGACGGGGCAGAATCTGTGTCCTTACAACCGACGATGCGTCAACACATTTGGCAGCTACTTTTGCAAATGCCAGAATGGGTTCGACCTGAAATATGTTGATGGAAAATACGACTGCGTAGGTAAGGAGACACTTTGGAGGAGAATTCTATAGACATCAGTCAAATATTGAAATCAACTTGACGAGGCTAATGATTGGATACCATGCAATTATTTCAGATGTGGACGAGTGTATTACTGGGACTCACAAGTGCAGCCACCATGCCGAATGTCTCAACACACAAGGGTCatacaaatgcaaatgcaagAAAGGCTTCAGAGGCAGTGGCTTCGACTGCTCTGGTAAGACCACCATCCTTAAGCCCGGATGCGTACTGTTCATGCAATATCTCTACACCGATGACAATGAGATGTTCTTCATAATAGGACCCTGATGAATTTGAGGCCTGTGTTTATGAGTGGTAAATTCACTAGCTTTCTGACACCCTACATGGAATTTGaggcttgtgtttatgtgtgtatggtaaATTCACTAGCTTTCTGACACCCTGATTACATGGGGTTTGAGCCCTGTGTTTATGTATGGTAAATTCACTAGCTTTTTTTGACACACCTTCACTTGATCCTCAGGCCCATACTTCATCCTCACAAAAAAAGTCAACAATTACATGTCCTGCCAAAGGCAGTTTCCTGTTTTCAGACCTTGCTGAACTCTACAGATGTTAGTCAGGGAGAGGCCATGATTGAAATCACACCTGTGCAAACATCAGCCTTTGTAGGGAGCCTCGTGATCTGAAGGACAGAGGGAAATGTCTGGCAAATAGGGGAAGCATGGTGAAATCCCTGAGCCTGACAGGATATCCTTAAGAGTACAAGGTGGCATGGCACACCCAGGACGAGgaggattcttttttttccaggtgCATCATGGGAAGGGCGGATTTGTTGCCAATGAAGATGCCTTTATGTTTTATAGTCAAGCCCTTTTATCAGAGTACGTGGGACGGAGACAAAGGCAGTGCAGATGAGTTCCTCAATGGTGAGCCTGTACGGGAATTACAGCAAGGCTGCTCGCGTTTGACCTGCACAAGCATCACCcacgctctctcgctctgtcgttctctctctcttgctctctctgttgctctctctgttGCTTCTGCACTCTCACTGTGAGTCTACTGCTTCATGTTGTCCACTTCCTGCATCTAGACCTCAACGCTGACTATTCTGCACACTTCCACACATGCTGTTTGAGCGTCTTGCAAGCCAGCATGTGACCAGGTTATGGCTTATACTGTAGTTGCAACCACCGCGTATAGGGCACAGTGCTTTCTAGCTTTGTTCGTATGACATGTCAAAATATGCATGGATGAGCAACCTCATTTTGTCTGCTAATTGATGAGGTGTTTTGAAATGCTGAAATCTCAAACATTAAAATAATTTAGCATAAACTGTCCCCCGATAGCAGCATTGGGATGATACACAGGTAAGGTTTGCTTTTCTCATCTAAGgaattgagggggggggggggaaacccACCCAgaatgagcaaaaaaaaaaccatccaCAGAAATCTCTTTGACAGATGCATCCCTTATCCTGTCCCTGCAGTGATCCCAGACTCCCCAGTGAAGCCTCGCAGGCCCGACATTGAGCAGAAGAACGTGATCCCCGAGCCTGAGGTGACcgagcccccccgcccccgacTCCAGCCTTTCGACTACGAAGGAGGAGTCTACATAGGCAACCCTGCAGACTTTGGGAGCCTTCCTCAAGAGGAGACTGTTGAGAAGGAAGAGGAGCCCGAGAGGGGGGATGGCGGAGAGGAGAACTTTGTAGGCAATGAGGAACATCACCGAGGAGATGTTTTCAGTGAGTTTCCCATTCTACTAAAAAAcaaaccatcatcatcatcttcatcatcattcaAACAAGGGTAGTTCTCTTTTAGAACATTACATCTGTTTAACAGAAAATGGTGTTTTATCACTACAAACACTCTATCACTATCATCTATCGGTATAATACTCATAAGTATCAACATAATTTACCTTTTACATTTCCAGCGGTCAGTATTGATGACCAGAGCTGAGGCCAATTTATGGAGTCTGAATTCGGCCCAAATTACAGGCAACACAACCAGACTCTACTTTTTATAGTCGCCTCGCCTTATATTTTCTGGCCAAGCTTTGAAGGATGTCTGTCTGCCAGGCTGCAGACGATCACTTCATTCACTGGAATAATTAGATATGACCACCTCCCATTCCACTACTTACTAAATGCAAGCACTCAATATCTAGCAATGTAACTGCTCAAGCTAACCTGAGAGAGACTCTTAGTCAGATATCTGTGGAATGCATTCTATCAAAAAtttacacatattacaggagcTGCTTGCATTTGGTCTTGCGGTTTTATCAGGTGACACACAGTTCTCGGACCATTTCGGTCAGAGTTCAACAATGGCAGGTTTACTGTCACAGTAATGGAAGGCTGAGATTTGCTCTTGGCTTGAATACTATAGTTGTTTAAGATAGCGCAGGTCTCATGTTGCGCTGAGCTGCCAGATGGCATTAACGTGAGGATTGCCATTGAGCAATATGGGGTTTGTCAACTCAGACTTCTGGACTAAAAGGGTAGGGGACTTGTCGGTTCATGCTCTTACTCAAAACTCTTCTCTTAGACAAAAGATAAATAATTTTTAGAAATATGCTGGGGAAAATATGTCAAATTCACATTCCTGTCTGCTGAAAACAGCTCACCTATTTTTTGAAATTGCTAAAAACCCAGCAGCAGCTGTGGTTGTGAAATGGCTTATCTCCTTAAGGTATGGGACATCCCCTGGCTGTACAGCATGGCAAGTGCACAGATTCCATGAATCACTCAAGCCACCAAGCCCAAACTATTCTCTGGCATTTAATTGTATTCAGTGCAACATGCAAAATCATAAaccaagcacatactgtagctgattgtTCCTCTTAACCCCTTCATTGTTGAGTCTCAAATTATGCTAAATCAGATAACAAATTCTATTAAATGTAACATTAAACACACCAGAGGCATATTTATGTTTTACACATCTTTGTACTGTATACTTTGTATAATTAACCAATAACAAATGGGTGTGAGCGAGTAGATAATTGATGCAGACACAAGCATTGACTTCGGTGGCTTTTATATACAAGCAAGGTGCTCAGAAAAACTACAACACATGCTTTGTCCTGTCTGATCACAACCTCAAAcacatagatacagtagatacatagGTAGAGGAAATCAGTTTACAAAAGTGCTTAGTTAATATGGGTGAgaacacagtaggcctatatacccAGGGGAAATCTGACTATTCAGTGACAAAAGCATAACTCCGACCTCAACATCGCTATCAATCTGCAGTGGATCAGTCTTCACTGTGTGATAAATATATGAGGCTGCAGAACTAGGAACATGCAAAACCAAAAACAACACAGGCTAACTCGGTGAAACCGCACTCCAGATGTTCAGTGCCTACAGTGCATGAGCGTGCATGAAACCCAAGTGTGACGGTAACAATCCAGGGTCTTTGCTGCTGATCCCCATCTTTATGGAGACAAGTTGAAACCTCTGTCTGGTCTCAGGGAGCAAGAGAAGACAAGCTCAGAGACATACATCAGCTCCAGGGAGGAATTCACAAGCGCTAGCCGgctgcatacgtgtgtgtgtgtgggtgtgtgtgtgtgtgtgtgtgtgtgtgtgtgtgtatacgtgtgtgtgtgaaccccaAGACACTAGTCTTTCGGTGGCCTGTCCTCAGGGCAAAAAGGGGGGCAAAGACTATGGGCCTCTTATTATCATCCTTTAAAACAGCTGTTGAGCAAACATGCCTGACTCCGAGGGATCCTCTGTCATCATACCAGAGAGCCCTTCAAACACTATAGCCTTCTGCTTGCTCTTGTCCAATTAGCAAAGCTCGGCTACATCTGGTTGTCTAGCAGAGCTTATAGAGTTTGCAAGGGAAAATCTGAGGGGTTCAAACTGCAATATCCTCTAGTCTGCCTCTTTAACCGGGAAATGACAGGTAGGCAGGTGAGCACACGCACATAGATACTTTTTTTATGTGATAGAAATACCTTCGAAAAGTATCTCTCTGAGGACACAAATTCCTCCTGCTTCAAAATTCCAGGTAATATTACAGCTTTGTCCAAAGTCATGACATTATCCGTCAGCTCTATGTTTTGTAAGGAATATGTGGGAGGAACATGATAACATAGGTATGCTGCCGACACAGGTGTCTATAATTCTAAAATTTACAATATTGTGAACATGCTTGGCATAGTCATGTTGAGGAAGCCATACAAATGTTTTTTAAATCTAAAAAATTGAATAGTATAAATACAAAATGATGTAACATGGAGATATAATAACTTGGTAAAGCTTAATCCTGGCTATCTTTTCCAGCTGCAGAGGACTTCAAGTCGGTGTATGGTCCTCCAACAGAAGTTAAGGAGATAGATCCAACACACGATGGTAAAGATTGTGCCCATTTTTCCTCAGACTTAAATTCAATTTCTGAGGAAATCACTAACAGCTTCTTTATTTTGCGGTCTGAAAGAGTTCATCACAGACTGCAACTTTGACCAGGGAGCTT
This window encodes:
- the egfl6 gene encoding epidermal growth factor-like protein 6; this encodes MQSLTWISALLLLLCIASECANLTRQRRQLSGSHPGVCRYGRRLECCYGWKKNSKGQCEAQCEHGCEHGECVGPNKCKCLPGFTGRSCSQDLNECGLKPRPCEHRCMNTHGSYMCYCLNGYTLQSDGSCANSRTCTLANCQYGCEEVQGETRCLCPSMGLQLGPDERSCVDIDECVTGQNLCPYNRRCVNTFGSYFCKCQNGFDLKYVDGKYDCVDVDECITGTHKCSHHAECLNTQGSYKCKCKKGFRGSGFDCSVKPFYQSTWDGDKGSADEFLNVIPDSPVKPRRPDIEQKNVIPEPEVTEPPRPRLQPFDYEGGVYIGNPADFGSLPQEETVEKEEEPERGDGGEENFVGNEEHHRGDVFTAEDFKSVYGPPTEVKEIDPTHDEFITDCNFDQGACEWMQDQEDDMDWGISYHDNGLEYYMAVSGLLGEKNDVARLKLLLNDRARRAGSFCLTFNHRMVGQQVGALRVLLDNNGQLWEKRHARQQEWQTELLTITWEHEAPEEVIFEAERGRGTGGEIGLDNVVLTSGSCQEDDAALF